A single genomic interval of Cyanobacteriota bacterium harbors:
- a CDS encoding F0F1 ATP synthase subunit beta (Produces ATP from ADP in the presence of a proton gradient across the membrane. The beta chain is a regulatory subunit): VLSRSLAAKGIYPAVDPLGSTSTMLQPSIVGEEHYTVARAVQSTLQRYKELQDIIAILGLDELSEDDRRVVDRARKIERFLSQPFFVAEVFTGSPGKYVKLEDTIKGFKMILSGELDELPEQAFYMVGDINEAIAKGEKLKAEAK; encoded by the coding sequence GGTGCTGTCCCGTTCTCTGGCCGCGAAGGGTATTTACCCTGCGGTAGATCCTCTGGGTTCTACTTCCACCATGCTTCAGCCTAGTATTGTGGGTGAGGAGCACTACACTGTAGCTCGTGCTGTTCAATCTACACTTCAGCGCTACAAGGAACTTCAGGACATTATTGCTATTCTGGGCTTGGATGAATTATCTGAGGACGATCGTCGAGTTGTTGACCGTGCTCGCAAGATTGAGCGGTTCCTGTCACAGCCGTTCTTTGTGGCCGAAGTCTTTACGGGTTCTCCTGGTAAGTATGTGAAGCTAGAAGACACCATCAAGGGCTTTAAGATGATTCTCTCTGGTGAGTTGGATGAACTGCCTGAGCAAGCGTTTTACATGGTCGGCGATATCAACGAGGCGATTGCTAAGGGCGAAAAGCTGAAGGCAGAAGCTAAATAG
- the atpC gene encoding ATP synthase F1 subunit epsilon, which translates to MSLTVRIIAPDRTVWDAPADEVILPSTTGQLGVLTGHVPMITALDTGVMRVRPSGTKDWVAIALMGGFAEVNQDEVTVLVNGAEQGSTIDLDEAKAALAQAETLLGQLKEDDRQAKIQATQALKRARARVQAAGGVVPI; encoded by the coding sequence ATGTCATTAACAGTGCGTATTATTGCCCCGGATAGGACAGTGTGGGATGCTCCCGCGGATGAAGTCATTCTGCCTAGTACGACTGGTCAGTTGGGTGTGTTGACGGGTCATGTCCCTATGATTACTGCTCTGGATACAGGGGTAATGCGGGTGCGCCCATCAGGCACGAAGGACTGGGTTGCTATTGCCCTTATGGGTGGCTTTGCTGAAGTCAACCAAGATGAGGTAACAGTGCTTGTCAATGGAGCAGAGCAGGGTAGCACGATCGACCTCGACGAGGCAAAGGCGGCTTTGGCGCAAGCCGAGACTCTATTGGGACAACTAAAGGAAGACGATCGTCAGGCGAAAATCCAGGCTACGCAAGCTCTGAAGCGGGCACGGGCACGGGTACAGGCTGCTGGTGGTGTTGTGCCCATCTAG